One Molothrus ater isolate BHLD 08-10-18 breed brown headed cowbird chromosome 4, BPBGC_Mater_1.1, whole genome shotgun sequence genomic window carries:
- the LOC118686191 gene encoding neuropeptide-like protein C4orf48 homolog encodes MLAPCLLRRAILTVPLVFLVALLVSEPVRADQEAGTAIPAESRPCVDCHAFEFMQRALQDLKKTAYNLDTRTETLLLQVEKRNLCDCIAANLLN; translated from the exons ATGCTGGCACCCTGCCTTCTGAGGAGAGCCATCCTTACAGTTCCTCTGGTATTTTTGGTTGCACTACTTGTCTCAGAGCCTGTCAGAGCTGACCAGGAAGCAGGAACAGCCATCCCAGCTGAAA GCCGCCCCTGTGTTGATTGCCATGCCTTTGAGTTcatgcagagagctctgcaggatTTAAAGAAGACAGCATATAATCTAGACACAAGG ACAGAAACTCTGCTTCTTCAGGTGGAAAAGAGAAATCTGTGTGACTGCATAGCTGCCAATCTGCTGAACTGA